A region from the Canis aureus isolate CA01 chromosome 8, VMU_Caureus_v.1.0, whole genome shotgun sequence genome encodes:
- the ATP5MF gene encoding ATP synthase F(0) complex subunit f, mitochondrial isoform X6 yields MEVKLGELPGWILMRDFTPKGIAGAFQRGQSLQAYVNQSKCLGYYRYYNKYINVKKGGVAGISMVLAAYVLFNYCRSYKELTCVMVHLALACHGWKEAGWSLAHQSSPL; encoded by the exons ATGGAGGTGAAACTAGGAGAGCTGCCAGGCTGGATACTGATGCGGGATTTCACCCCTAAGGGCATTGCTGGAGCTTTTCAAAGAGGTCAGAGTCTACAGGCTTATGTCAACCAAAGCAAATGCTTGG GTTACTACCGGTATTACAACAAGTATATCAATGTGAAGAAAGGGGGCGTTGCTGGGATTTCTATGGTGCTGGCTGCTTATGTGCTTTTCAACTACTGTCGTTCTTACAAGGAGCTCA CATGTGTGATGGTTCACTTGGCCTTGGCGTGTCATGGATGGAAGGAAGCAGGATGGTCTCTAGCCCACCAGAGTAGCCCACTTTGA
- the ATP5MF gene encoding ATP synthase F(0) complex subunit f, mitochondrial isoform X5: MASPVPVKEKKLMEVKLGELPGWILMRDFTPKGIAGAFQRGQSLQAYVNQSKCLGYYRYYNKYINVKKGGVAGISMVLAAYVLFNYCRSYKELTCVMVHLALACHGWKEAGWSLAHQSSPL, encoded by the exons atggCTTCGCCCG TACCAGTGAAGGAAAAGAAGCTTATGGAGGTGAAACTAGGAGAGCTGCCAGGCTGGATACTGATGCGGGATTTCACCCCTAAGGGCATTGCTGGAGCTTTTCAAAGAGGTCAGAGTCTACAGGCTTATGTCAACCAAAGCAAATGCTTGG GTTACTACCGGTATTACAACAAGTATATCAATGTGAAGAAAGGGGGCGTTGCTGGGATTTCTATGGTGCTGGCTGCTTATGTGCTTTTCAACTACTGTCGTTCTTACAAGGAGCTCA CATGTGTGATGGTTCACTTGGCCTTGGCGTGTCATGGATGGAAGGAAGCAGGATGGTCTCTAGCCCACCAGAGTAGCCCACTTTGA
- the ATP5MF gene encoding ATP synthase F(0) complex subunit f, mitochondrial isoform X1, which produces MPLSRLVPVATRFPGTPASRAAAQRRVAPYPAVLARSGRADTQDSKMASPVPVKEKKLMEVKLGELPGWILMRDFTPKGIAGAFQRGQSLQAYVNQSKCLGYYRYYNKYINVKKGGVAGISMVLAAYVLFNYCRSYKELTCVMVHLALACHGWKEAGWSLAHQSSPL; this is translated from the exons ATGCCTCT TTCTAGACTCGTACCGGTCGCGACCCGCTTCCCAGGAACCCCTGCTTCCCGCGCCGCCGCGCAGCGGCGCGTCGCTCCCTACCCAGCAGTCCTTGCGCGGTCCGGCAGAGCGGAcacccaggactccaagatggCTTCGCCCG TACCAGTGAAGGAAAAGAAGCTTATGGAGGTGAAACTAGGAGAGCTGCCAGGCTGGATACTGATGCGGGATTTCACCCCTAAGGGCATTGCTGGAGCTTTTCAAAGAGGTCAGAGTCTACAGGCTTATGTCAACCAAAGCAAATGCTTGG GTTACTACCGGTATTACAACAAGTATATCAATGTGAAGAAAGGGGGCGTTGCTGGGATTTCTATGGTGCTGGCTGCTTATGTGCTTTTCAACTACTGTCGTTCTTACAAGGAGCTCA CATGTGTGATGGTTCACTTGGCCTTGGCGTGTCATGGATGGAAGGAAGCAGGATGGTCTCTAGCCCACCAGAGTAGCCCACTTTGA
- the ATP5MF gene encoding ATP synthase F(0) complex subunit f, mitochondrial isoform X2 has product MPLSRLVPVATRFPGTPASRAAAQRRVAPYPAVLARSGRADTQDSKMASPVPVKEKKLMEVKLGELPGWILMRDFTPKGIAGAFQRGYYRYYNKYINVKKGGVAGISMVLAAYVLFNYCRSYKELTCVMVHLALACHGWKEAGWSLAHQSSPL; this is encoded by the exons ATGCCTCT TTCTAGACTCGTACCGGTCGCGACCCGCTTCCCAGGAACCCCTGCTTCCCGCGCCGCCGCGCAGCGGCGCGTCGCTCCCTACCCAGCAGTCCTTGCGCGGTCCGGCAGAGCGGAcacccaggactccaagatggCTTCGCCCG TACCAGTGAAGGAAAAGAAGCTTATGGAGGTGAAACTAGGAGAGCTGCCAGGCTGGATACTGATGCGGGATTTCACCCCTAAGGGCATTGCTGGAGCTTTTCAAAGAG GTTACTACCGGTATTACAACAAGTATATCAATGTGAAGAAAGGGGGCGTTGCTGGGATTTCTATGGTGCTGGCTGCTTATGTGCTTTTCAACTACTGTCGTTCTTACAAGGAGCTCA CATGTGTGATGGTTCACTTGGCCTTGGCGTGTCATGGATGGAAGGAAGCAGGATGGTCTCTAGCCCACCAGAGTAGCCCACTTTGA
- the ATP5MF gene encoding ATP synthase F(0) complex subunit f, mitochondrial isoform X4: MPLSRLVPVATRFPGTPASRAAAQRRVAPYPAVLARSGRADTQDSKMASPVPVKEKKLMEVKLGELPGWILMRDFTPKGIAGAFQRGYYRYYNKYINVKKGGVAGISMVLAAYVLFNYCRSYKELKHERLRKYH; encoded by the exons ATGCCTCT TTCTAGACTCGTACCGGTCGCGACCCGCTTCCCAGGAACCCCTGCTTCCCGCGCCGCCGCGCAGCGGCGCGTCGCTCCCTACCCAGCAGTCCTTGCGCGGTCCGGCAGAGCGGAcacccaggactccaagatggCTTCGCCCG TACCAGTGAAGGAAAAGAAGCTTATGGAGGTGAAACTAGGAGAGCTGCCAGGCTGGATACTGATGCGGGATTTCACCCCTAAGGGCATTGCTGGAGCTTTTCAAAGAG GTTACTACCGGTATTACAACAAGTATATCAATGTGAAGAAAGGGGGCGTTGCTGGGATTTCTATGGTGCTGGCTGCTTATGTGCTTTTCAACTACTGTCGTTCTTACAAGGAGCTCA AACATGAACGGCTACGCAAGTACCACTGA
- the ATP5MF gene encoding ATP synthase F(0) complex subunit f, mitochondrial isoform X3 produces MPLSRLVPVATRFPGTPASRAAAQRRVAPYPAVLARSGRADTQDSKMASPVPVKEKKLMEVKLGELPGWILMRDFTPKGIAGAFQRGQSLQAYVNQSKCLGYYRYYNKYINVKKGGVAGISMVLAAYVLFNYCRSYKELKHERLRKYH; encoded by the exons ATGCCTCT TTCTAGACTCGTACCGGTCGCGACCCGCTTCCCAGGAACCCCTGCTTCCCGCGCCGCCGCGCAGCGGCGCGTCGCTCCCTACCCAGCAGTCCTTGCGCGGTCCGGCAGAGCGGAcacccaggactccaagatggCTTCGCCCG TACCAGTGAAGGAAAAGAAGCTTATGGAGGTGAAACTAGGAGAGCTGCCAGGCTGGATACTGATGCGGGATTTCACCCCTAAGGGCATTGCTGGAGCTTTTCAAAGAGGTCAGAGTCTACAGGCTTATGTCAACCAAAGCAAATGCTTGG GTTACTACCGGTATTACAACAAGTATATCAATGTGAAGAAAGGGGGCGTTGCTGGGATTTCTATGGTGCTGGCTGCTTATGTGCTTTTCAACTACTGTCGTTCTTACAAGGAGCTCA AACATGAACGGCTACGCAAGTACCACTGA